In the genome of Paracoccus tegillarcae, one region contains:
- a CDS encoding DegT/DnrJ/EryC1/StrS family aminotransferase: MQILANDFTKLWQDCQDDYIAAVAAVGASGWYILGREVSGFEDALSAYCVSPFSVGCANGMDALEIALRVLGIGPGDKVLTTPLSAFATGLAILRAGAEPVYCDVDEHGALDPDAAAKALDSMNGIRAIIPVHLYGHMADIAALSAVADQYNVPIIEDAAQAIGASRNGVRVGAQGRIACFSFYPTKNLGVVGDGGALIVSDEQQATAARALRNYGQTEKYVHDTIGLNSRLDELHAATLNHVFLPKLDGWLTARRRIARAYLDGITNPNVSLLPGPDHDGSVWHLFPVLVKADRRDNFLAHLQADGIQVGLHYPILISDQRAMTDRGSPLVSGSLEQARQFATQEASLPIHPYLTDDEIGHVISSVNKWAG, encoded by the coding sequence CGATTTCACTAAGCTTTGGCAGGACTGTCAAGATGATTACATCGCTGCGGTAGCGGCAGTCGGCGCAAGCGGCTGGTACATACTCGGGCGAGAAGTCTCTGGTTTTGAGGACGCGCTATCGGCCTATTGCGTCAGCCCCTTCTCGGTTGGTTGCGCCAATGGCATGGATGCCTTGGAAATAGCCTTGCGGGTCCTGGGCATCGGGCCGGGGGACAAGGTTCTGACGACACCGTTGAGTGCGTTTGCAACCGGGCTGGCGATTCTTCGGGCTGGCGCCGAACCGGTTTATTGTGATGTCGACGAGCACGGGGCGCTTGATCCAGATGCAGCGGCGAAGGCGCTGGACTCGATGAACGGAATCCGCGCGATCATCCCTGTTCATCTTTATGGGCATATGGCCGATATCGCTGCCCTAAGTGCCGTTGCTGACCAATATAACGTACCGATCATCGAAGATGCCGCGCAGGCGATTGGTGCGTCCCGAAATGGCGTCAGGGTTGGCGCTCAGGGGCGCATCGCTTGTTTCAGTTTTTATCCAACAAAGAACCTTGGCGTCGTCGGTGACGGCGGGGCGCTGATCGTGTCTGATGAACAGCAGGCCACCGCTGCGCGCGCGCTGCGCAATTACGGTCAGACAGAAAAATACGTCCACGACACCATCGGCCTGAACAGCCGGCTGGATGAGTTGCATGCCGCGACCTTAAACCATGTCTTTCTGCCAAAACTGGACGGCTGGCTGACAGCGCGACGCCGCATCGCGCGGGCATATCTGGACGGAATCACCAACCCGAATGTCAGCTTGCTGCCAGGCCCTGATCACGACGGATCCGTCTGGCACCTGTTCCCAGTCTTGGTAAAGGCCGACAGGCGTGACAATTTTCTGGCGCATTTGCAGGCTGATGGGATCCAAGTTGGCCTGCACTATCCAATTCTTATCTCCGATCAAAGGGCAATGACCGATCGCGGCAGCCCACTCGTTTCGGGCTCGCTTGAGCAAGCGCGTCAGTTTGCGACGCAAGAAGCATCCTTGCCGATTCATCCCTATCTGACTGACGATGAGATCGGACATGTGATTTCCAGTGTCAATAAATGGGCAGGTTGA